The Arachis hypogaea cultivar Tifrunner chromosome 14, arahy.Tifrunner.gnm2.J5K5, whole genome shotgun sequence DNA window GTTTTCCTATAACAAATCCTTTTAGTTACAAATTCACAACCCGGCTGCTTTACTTTTGGAATATTCTTATGTACCAATGTGTAAGCTGTGAGTCTGTGACAGCCTCTTAACTAAATAAGGCTCTTTatatacttataaaattaaataaggcTTTACTGCATACTTTCGTATATTCCACACAGTTTGTGAAAAACAAATCGCTTATTCatggaagaaaatgaaaatatttcTGTTAAGTATTTAAGGAAAGTGGGAAACCACACCTTAAAAGCTAGCTGTTAAGGGGGAATAACCACTCTCCTTATATACAACATCAAGCATCCCATACTACTCGATGTGGGACTTTGAGCAcccataatacccaagtccctaACAATTTCATACACACACAAGTCCAATAACACATGTGTAAAGATAATGTTTCAACAAGCGTGAAAGGTGACAGCGCAGAAAAGTGGAGACATGAAGTTTGAGTTGATCCTTGGAATATAAATTGAGACATAAATATCTATGATAACCATTACATTTAGATTGACACAATTTCTAAAAGTAACTATGCAATGCACTTTGTGGTTTGAGTTAGAATTAGGCCCGTTGTACTGATGACATCGCCATActatttaatttactaattgttatTACCTTAACTCACAAACTATAGTATTCTAATAAACATGTTACTTGTCACCCTTACTTGCAGGGGCTGAAAGCCTCGCTCAGTGGATTGAATACCCTACATACCGTAATTCAACTCTCTCATGGAACATGATCCATGGTATGACAAAGGTAAAGATAAATTTTATACTCATATTAAACCTATGTTTGATGCTCATTTATTTTTTCACAGGAGCTGGTATGATTACACAGAAAATACACAGGTCGTCGAGCTATTATGTAGCGTTGGGAAATTTGGATGAGGTGGTGCAGGTATTTTTGTAATCCACCCTCCTAGCTATTCCTGTTGGCTTAATTAATTTGAACTCTAGATTGTAATTTGTAAGAAGCAGTTTTATTAGCTAATAAGGTCATGACATGTTATTTTCAAGATCTACAGAGAACGAGTTCTGTGAAAGTTCATCCCTTAAAATAGTTAGAATTGAGATTATTCAGTGGATCCCTTGTTCAAGTATCATAACTTGAGCAGGGATTAAAATATGAATCGAACCTCACATTCTGATGGATCTGGCATATTATATAACTGAAAATGGTAAATTTAATGTTACTGTTTCCCAAATGGCCATGCATTCAATTGAAATAATAGTGATAGTCCTATACCTGTGTTCTTGACTTCTTGTTGTGGGAAAAGTGACATTTTGGTGTTACGATCAGATTTTAAGTACATTATAAATAAATGAGCATCATTCTCCTTTCCCTTCTTCTGTATTATCATGTTAACAAGTTCAAAGATTAGTGATAATAGTTCTTTTCTTATCAAATAGGTGGAACTAAACCTCACAGTTAGGGCCTACTTGCACAATACAAAGAATGCTTACTACAAATATGCCTTGGCAAGTAGAAGTTCGTGCAGTTTGAGCATTTTCTTTCCACAAGGAAACGCAGCTATCTTGACTACTCCTGGTCCACAAAAGGCAAGATTTATTCTCATATGCGATTCTCCAATGGCCATCCATATAAATCTAAAATTGGACATAAAATTTCCAACTATGCTATTGCTATACAAAAATGCTATTCGTATACAAAAATTTAGCCACCAAATTAgtcattcatataaaatatatgttaaaatacaaaatatacattgaaaatgagttaaataacacatttatttatatacaaatagatGGTAATTGATTTTTTGTGTGCgcataatatttttgtaaatttttagtAATTTGTCATGCTGATTTATATCAGAAATTTGAATCTTAAATATACCATACATTCTCAAAATAAAATCCACAGAACCCTGGTGGCATAAACATTGTTTATATCCCTTAATTGAGGATATGGAGATATcccttatttatgttttttttcctTTGGTTCAGAATGCATCAGATGATGAATGGTACGTCAAAGTGACCTATGGACCTAGATGGATCACATATATTGTAGGCATAGGTACAATTCATATTCTTCGCTTCATACTCACTTATTGGTCATGAATAGTTTAATTTATTGCAATTTCCGTTACGTCTCCGCACAGGTGGATTGACTTTGCttatgttttgggcattcaacctCTTGAACAATCTCCAGTTTGCCCGTGAAGAAAGATCAGGAGTTATGAACAATGGGACGGCACCTGATAGAGGCCCTTTGCGCTCTCGAAAAGATGATGACCTTTCCAGCTGGGGTTCATCATATGATTCACTGTCACAAGATGACGAAGATCTTGACTCTCAGGCCGGAGGTTCCGCGGAGGGGAAGTCTCTAGGTGATGGAGAAATTAGTAACAATACTCGGCGTCTCTGTGCCATTTGCTTTGATGCTCCGAGGGATTGTTTCTTTCTTCCTTGTGGGCACTCTGCAGCTTGTTTTGAATGTGGAACTAGGTAACCATTGTTATCACTGCTAACATAAAACAATCGTTGATGACAATTTTGTTCAAAAATAGTTCTAGATCACTGCCATTTTCAAGATCCATGCTCCTAGTCAGcatacctcttttttttttttttttatggtatcACATGCGAGTATGGAAGTGAAGGGAACTATTGAAATATGGTGAATTCTATGGTTAGTGTTTAACTTTTccttaacttatttttttttttttttgataaattttaaatatttaaatattatttatttttatacttttaaagttaaatatttatttttaacacACTTTAGTAAGTTGGGCAACACTTTTAGTAAGTTAGGCAATCACCTTGAAATATATACTCCTCTCATATTTCCAAGACTTCCCCTTTtagaagaaagatggaacaagTATGTTTTCTTAAAGAGGGAATTTCATGGGCATGTGCTAGTTAAAAGTGGTTTCCAGTTATGAAAAATAGTTTTTGACATGAATATCAAAGATGGGTCGGATTCTATTTGCAAGCCCATGCATTaacaatctttaatttctctgaaGATTATATAGTTCCAGAGAtacattattcttattatttctttTGCATGTGTTAATACATGTTACTCCAATGTTTCTATGCAGGATCGCCGAGGCTGCTGGTACTTGCCCTGTTTGTCGTAGGAAcatgaagaaagtgagaaagattTTTACTGTTTGATCAGTCCACTGTCTTGTGTAACGGAGTAAGCCATGCCTACCAGAACTATATAGATAATATGTTGTGTAGTCATTACTTTCCTTGCGGTCATTAACAATGATCAAGCTAGGTAAAGGTCGGCACTAGTAAGAGGCGTATTGACTGTTGAGttctcaccaatttaaaaaggtgcATCCTCTAATAACATATGCACTAAATCCTTCAAGGTGAAGTATTCATAcacaattttttagaaaaatatttcttaGCCTCTTAGATGAGTACAAGTGTAACACTTCGAATTCACAAGAAGCAGCACAATTAAGAGAATCCACAAACACTCTTTTATATTGATTTACTCTTATTTCAAATTTGGTATTTACACATTTAGATTAAACACCTACTGAATCTCaagataaaaaaaagtgaaaaagttataaataaataacagtCGTATAAGATGCAGTGTGTAAAAATATTGGTATCTATTTAGGCGAGTAAACTTTTCATATGCACGTAAATCCAATTTCTTTTTAAAAGATGTTTACAAAATGCATTAACTAAAGGAtatttataaatttgataaattaatattaattttttttttcattaatttttcatctaagtttataatttttcttccaactcatgttaccttgaaaaagaaaattcaattaattatttttatttacataataaatatcatctgaaaaattaatttttacacataaaaatgtattaatatttattttaaattaaattaatgaatgtataatatatattagaaaaattatcatCTTTCTTCAACACATTTCTATGCCCTCAAAGAGAAACTAATCATATAGTTTTGTTAAATCTGTTCAGACGACATATTTTTtcgtttaataaaataataaatattaaatattcacTCAATAACATAGTTTATtcattgtaaaaaaattaataatttaattataaataatagattGCATCTAAAATATTCCAATAATAACTtgaagtatttaatttttttagacaattttttttttgaaatattaattattaaaagatttttctttttttagtattttaaatttttttttaattattttttataaacaacTGTAAATAGATATTTTAATGCAAACAAAATAACAAGATATTGTCTACATAATACCGAAAAATAACTatgttttcttatattttttttggtgtctacCATGTTTTCCTATATGTATGGTGTTatgagtcacaaaaaaaatatgtcTGGTGTTATACAAATTTTGGGTGCACATatttttagtgaatttaattttgatgtattgaccGTGTAAAATGTATTTTACACAGTCGTGTAATTATATTTGGTCTTTTGGATGACAATAAATACTGTCTATAAacagtaattatttttgttaatatagtGTTACGTCattagatataaatataaaattattttatactaacactatattaaaattaaatttatttttacccTTTATAACAAAAAGCAAAATTTCTTATTACaattttcattcttaaaaaaaattaactctccCAAAATATATATTCTCTCTTTCTGCACCATAAAAATGACAGTATTATAAATGCTATTTTgacatcaatattttttaaacaattaaatataatttttttggttttattaattaaaaaaatttaaatatataaataattaataacactATTTTTATAAGATGTCAAAAATATGTGgtgtttgaataatatttttttataaatatctataTGTATCCAGAGTAATATTGACAgatatattgatataatatttaaattagatatatataaatattatcgtTAGTTTAAATGTATGTAAATACGTAAAGTTATATAGttttttgttggttaaaatatgtaaatacatttttatatttgtgaaactgAATATATTTAAgtcatcaaaaaagaaaaaaggtatatattaaaataaataaatattaataaatttttgtgtgtaaaattaatatttttggagAGAAAGAGTGTACATTCAAaaagtccaaaaataaaaaaatcatacaaGATCCAATATTATCTTTAACAAGTTTAatcacccgtgccatgcacgtgataagattgaaattataattttaaattgttatgttaaatttcattttaattataataatttaattaataaaagaataacttgtatgcgttgtttttcttttcttaatatagtgttaattgtattaactataaaatagttatttaatctacttttttcaataaatcaggcatatatactcaatatgatcatctagtaatacttaaatctaccaacaaagttttatatgttggtttactgtgaagtaagaaaatatcaaaatcagctcaaaatgaagaacaattaacccgtaccatgccatgcacgtgataagattaaagTTGTTATTTAAACTTGTAttaacccgtgccatgcacgtgataagattaaaattataattttaaattattttgttaagattaatttaaattataataatttgattaataaaaatataatgttatgatttatttgttttttattaatctagtgttaaatatattaatcctaaaatagttattaattggttttagtaatctaccttcgtcaataaatcaaacatatatactcaatgtgaccataaataacttaataatacttagacccaccaacaaatttttatatgttattttactgtcaagtaagaacatatcaaaattaactcaaaataaataataaattattagagaattctaatgcacaaaattctctaataaacaataaataatttaaatctactaaaaaacaactcaacacttttctttgatgccTGTAAAACAtatacttaaaataatattatatcaatattagcatacagttttacaatcatcgaccgtatttactatacatgactccttcttaaaagttattctacacacgtgtgcagtcggaagataaattactggactttatttttttaaattattataattatgtattattcattaaatgctaattataatattgtaataaaattataataaagatatttttctaaaataatttagaagagagaatagtgctttcattttggaggaaaaatgaattcatgaggaattgtacctcacttttattagttgataatgtattaaatattgattttatataattataataaaaatatttctctaaattagtataatcatgcattattcgttaaatgttaattgtaatataattataataaatatatttttctaaaataaatttagaaaagaaaataatgatttcattttagagaaaaaaatgaattcatgagaaattaacacctcacttttattagttggagaaaaaatccagttttagtatattttgtcattattatacatttttctctaatcatatatccatcgttttcttttctttgtttcaacaTTTTGAACCTAGGTTTAACTTCTCGTAGTTCTCACTTCTTAGTTattctattagatgtagttgataactattaaaattctttgattaatataggagaaaaatatattattatatgatagaattaatatgagtatattttattattaaataaacaaagttaatataaaataaaattatacataaaaaaagcaaaaaaaaattaaaatagcaaaagtgataaaaatattatttttataattttgttttgtcatttttatgtatagaagattagaaaatagtaaatttttaactaaattaatttatatttattgtattcaatttaaataagtaataaattatcttattttaatttatttcttaaatttacatatcataaaaattaaatcaaataattaatatacctaattttaaattgtgtgatacttaaatatctattcaaatcaattagttgatataattaattcatcataatgaattgtctttaatgagttaaacaaaataaagtagaAATTTGGGACTGACAATAATATCTCTCGCTACTTTACTTTTATTCGATTGAACCCCTAAGTGACTGATTTGCTAGAACATTGTCACTCGCTAATTAATTTGTAAGAAATTAGCAAGGAAATTTTCCTCGCTCTTTATTTAGCTACAAAAGTCAATCTGCGAGAAACAAACTTACTCGTGAATCTCTCGCTAATCAGTCGTTTTTCTCAAGTTCGGGTATTTTGTGACCGCTCATTAATTTTGTCGTTAGTACGTCACTAATTCCTCGCAAGTTAGTGACAGAttagtgacaaaaaatatttctcgCAAAAATTCGTCGCtaatttgtgaaattcttgtAGTGGAAGCATGCTATGTTGATTCtatcattaaaggtaaaaattcgatttttatataatagaatagatagaatagataatataatagacggcgagaaagagaaagataaacattttagatTCTAAGTTGTTTTATTTAGATGTTGTaatgtgggtatcacattattttacttattctaccctaTGGACCCTTTTGAaactttatttcagtatcaacgaaatttcactatctttgtgtactaaattaaaattcaaaatgaaactgaaaaaaaaaataaagagtataaaattattgattgaaaaacactctaaataataaaaagccaagttaattttaatattaaattcattaatacggttttaattttatataatagttagataataaattagtaaaagcAAATAGAAGAATGActttaacataaaattataatataatttatttatgaaaaaataatcaataattaatattaataaatataaaaattatccaaatactttaatcaaaagtatgagtggttaattattattcattattaataatattttgttcataacaaaaactgaaaatataattattcagatttagattttagaaaaataaacgtataagtaacaaatgatctattttatcatttatattataaattaattaattaaactaactgatataatgaattataattaattaattggtataaattataataaattatatgatattaaaaaaataaaatgaatacaaaaaataaaaaagaaatagaagaatagaagactacaataaaataaattgaatgtgagttttttttttctttttacaaattttatatcacatccgcttcaataataataaataaaaatacatcaacttaatatctaagagaaaatgatgagataaaatcataacacaattctaaaataaaagcttaaattaaaccataatatcactgcacaacacaaattaaaagtaatttcacactacaatatactaCACAAATAGGTAAATAACTTAAGCTTAATTacggatttttttttatttacgtatacatgataacaccatagtctataaatgcttaatggataacatatcatatattgctctgaatgatgagcacatgagttgaagagtgtgtgctGATTTGTGTCCATGATAGTTGCCTTGTGacgacgcctcataggaagaaaaataattgttgtaaaagctacccaacgaaagagtaattggtaaatgaataatattttcttctagtatttttatagtggtaaaataaaaacagaaggaataaaattttgtatttttatattagaaatagaatttgatatttatcctaataaaattaaataactaattagctatatttaaataaataaaataaattaaataaaaatatttttaagaattaaccaaatcaattagtcgatacaaataattagtataattaattttatttgatttattgaattcaaaaaaataaattaaaaaataattgattgaattaattagttgatataattaatttattataattgattggatttaatgaattaaaaaaaataaatagaaaacataggagaaaatgatttttttaactaaattaatatgtatttattgtatttaatcagtataagtaacaaatcatttatgttattatgtaccttataaattaatgaattaaaataattgatataataaattacaattatttgattgatataaattataataaatcgtgtgatatttaaatacctaatcaaatcaattagttgatataattaatttactgtaataaattgtattcaatgagttataaaaaataaattaagaaacacgctaAGAAGTATCCCACGCCCATCATGAAgtacaaaaattcaatttttatataataaaaatatacattcttatatatgttatagaaatatgaatacaattttagtatattaagtagaagtatattattattattattatattttcgattgataattgataagtagtttaataatgtattaaatatagattttatataattataataaggatattttcctaaattagtataattatgcattattcattaaatgcattcattttggaggaaaaatgaattcacGAGAAATTCATATCTCACTCTCATTAGTTGAGAAAAaacctaattttaatatattaagtagattatataaatagaaatacttgctacgtatatataaaagaggatggagatatataattatatataatatacttgctatatatgtaacagatataaattgttataatcatagagacttactataattatattaaatttaattatgaatgtaaataaataaaagtaataataattaatattattttttttcttttctatatttaatatttaccgtaaatataaaaaatattgagaaaaaaagtagatactgactttattttattttattttacgtcatggatttctttactaaaattaatggaagaaaaaaaatctttgtttatatatcaatctcaatcacaataaataagatgaatcgATTGAGTAACTAACAAATTTAACGGGTAaatgttattttccatttatGGAAAAAAGGAGGTAATATGCATGCGTATATTAATATAGAAAGAATATATACTCACAACTTTAAAATCTTCAAGAATATTCGATTGTATTATCCttcaaactaaaaaatttatcctttattttcattaaatatttatattaattcaattagatgagtgttttaattaaagaaaagattattattattattgaataataacgataattatcgttattaatattaaattggttatatatatatatatattgttacttctacaatcgtgcaataatatttctttttatttgttaactaattaaacttagttatttatattaaatatatttaatgattactaaaaattaatcatataattatcattattaataaccaatttatatttttctaaaatattattttctatcttttttattattattattattattattattattattattattattattattattatataggtcaccattaagataataacttgtcactaataaaattttaggataatgaataaaaaatagaattatatcaatataattaaaatagttaaaaatatttctgattgataattaggttaataatgcattaattattaattttatataattatagtagagatatttttctaaattagtataattatgaattattcattaaatactaagtataatattgttatataattataattaagataattttctgaaataaatttaaaagagattagtataattataataaagagattatcttaaattagtataattatgtatcattgattaaatattaattataatacaattatatcaattaaagataatttttaaaaataaatttgaaagagaaaaatagtgcaatcattttggaggaaaaatggatTCACGAGAAAATGACACCTCACCATCATAAGTTGGAAAAAAattcagttttagtatattaagtagatagattggtataaattataataaattatataatatttaaaaagaaaataaaatgaataagaagaaaataaaaataaatagaataaatagaagactacaataaaataaattgaatgtgagagtttttttttggtacatttcatatcacatccgtttcgataataataataaataaaaatacgtcaacttgatatctaagaaaaaatgatgagataaaatcataatacaattctaaagtaaaagtttaaattagaacATAATAATATCGTTACACAACacatattgaaagtaatttcacactacaatatactacaaacaggtaaatgacttaaatttaaatacaaaatattttttatttatgcatacatgataacaccatggtctataaatacttCATAGATAACATATCTTATATAGCTCCGAATGATGAGCACGAAAGTTGGAGAGTGTGGTAGTTTGTGTCCATGATAGTTGCCTTCTTGCAACGACgtctcgaaaaaaaaaaagaattgttgtaaaagctatcaaATGAAAGATTTATTGGTaacgaatgatattttcttctagtatACATGgttttttatagtggtaaaatgaagatggaaggaattaaattttatatttttatattaggaataaaatttgatatttattctaataaagttattattattatcaatataaatgggttaacaacttgccactaataaaatatatgttctcaaatttagattcatgtatcacaggaaaacactatatatagactttagtaaaacaaaaataaatatgtaaattacctattattaaggtaaatttttaataatgcattaaattttgatttgatacaattataatgaagatatgtttctaaattagtataattatatattattcattaaatattaattacaatataattatattaaagatattttttataaaataatttaaaaaaattatttga harbors:
- the LOC112743648 gene encoding E3 ubiquitin-protein ligase APD2-like isoform X2, translating into MAELHSTSNSTLTPPPSTSAGNNESSGASPSTSRGRRNDQNAADRSQARFRSPEIEPIVGHAGRVIGWGIGDESSSVREDAWSCFAVVFMFWFFVSVTIILGVYGSMNLLLGPETSIVFQPSPLFVQYLRVENLEEKPGPVVYGTYQYPDLDVITTWEQTLHVTIPSDTHQEWIYYLNTGSEVNISYHLSPVSSSVLLIIADGAESLAQWIEYPTYRNSTLSWNMIHGAGMITQKIHRSSSYYVALGNLDEVVQVELNLTVRAYLHNTKNAYYKYALASRSSCSLSIFFPQGNAAILTTPGPQKNASDDEWYVKVTYGPRWITYIVGIGGLTLLMFWAFNLLNNLQFAREERSGVMNNGTAPDRGPLRSRKDDDLSSWGSSYDSLSQDDEDLDSQAGGSAEGKSLGDGEISNNTRRLCAICFDAPRDCFFLPCGHSAACFECGTRIAEAAGTCPVCRRNMKKVRKIFTV
- the LOC112743648 gene encoding E3 ubiquitin-protein ligase APD2-like isoform X1; protein product: MAELHSTSNSTLTPPPSTSAGNNESSGASPSTSRGRRNDQNAADRSQARFRSPEIEPIVGHAGRVIGWGIGDESSSVREDAWSCFAVVFMFWFFVSVTIILGVYGSMNLLLGPETSIVFQPSPLFVQYLRVENLEEKPGPVVYGTYQYPDLDVITTWEQTLHVTIPSDTHQEWIYYLNTGSEVNISYHLSPVSSSVLLIIADGAESLAQWIEYPTYRNSTLSWNMIHGMTKVKINFILILNLCLMLIYFFTGAGMITQKIHRSSSYYVALGNLDEVVQVELNLTVRAYLHNTKNAYYKYALASRSSCSLSIFFPQGNAAILTTPGPQKNASDDEWYVKVTYGPRWITYIVGIGGLTLLMFWAFNLLNNLQFAREERSGVMNNGTAPDRGPLRSRKDDDLSSWGSSYDSLSQDDEDLDSQAGGSAEGKSLGDGEISNNTRRLCAICFDAPRDCFFLPCGHSAACFECGTRIAEAAGTCPVCRRNMKKVRKIFTV